A single region of the Bdellovibrio sp. GT3 genome encodes:
- the glpX gene encoding class II fructose-bisphosphatase, with amino-acid sequence MDRNLALEFVRVTEAAALESARWMGRGDEKAADAAAVDAMRKAFDVLRMDGTVVIGEGERDEAPMLYIGEKVGTKTDDAPALDIALDPLEGTTICATGGPGSISVIAVAEKGKFLHAPDTYMDKIACGPGAKGKIDIDKTPTENVMAVAKALGKEVSDMTVVILNRPRHKELIDEVRKTGARIQLIGDGDVSAAVSAAWPDSGIDLLIGIGGAPEGVISAAAMQCLGGDFQGRLKWRNEEEKTRASKMGLKDLDKKFTCDELASGSVMFVATGITDGSLLKGVRFLPDGKAKSHSIVMRSQTGTIRTIESFHDFTWKKRKS; translated from the coding sequence ATGGACAGAAACCTGGCTTTAGAATTTGTACGTGTAACCGAAGCAGCAGCACTTGAATCCGCTCGTTGGATGGGTCGTGGCGATGAAAAAGCCGCGGATGCAGCAGCGGTGGATGCCATGAGAAAAGCTTTCGACGTTCTTCGTATGGACGGAACTGTGGTTATCGGTGAAGGTGAGCGTGATGAAGCTCCGATGCTTTATATCGGGGAAAAAGTCGGGACTAAAACAGACGATGCTCCGGCATTGGATATCGCTTTGGATCCATTGGAAGGCACGACGATCTGTGCAACAGGTGGACCTGGTTCCATCTCTGTGATCGCGGTCGCTGAAAAAGGTAAATTCCTGCACGCGCCAGATACTTATATGGATAAAATTGCCTGTGGTCCCGGTGCCAAGGGTAAAATCGATATCGACAAAACTCCGACTGAAAATGTCATGGCTGTTGCCAAGGCTTTGGGTAAAGAAGTGAGCGACATGACTGTGGTGATTTTGAACCGCCCTCGTCATAAAGAGTTGATTGATGAAGTTCGTAAAACAGGTGCGCGTATTCAGCTGATCGGTGACGGCGACGTTTCTGCAGCTGTTTCTGCTGCATGGCCTGATTCTGGTATCGATTTGCTTATCGGTATCGGTGGAGCACCGGAAGGTGTGATCTCCGCAGCTGCAATGCAATGCCTGGGTGGGGACTTCCAAGGTCGTCTGAAATGGAGAAACGAGGAAGAGAAAACTCGTGCTTCTAAAATGGGTCTTAAAGATCTTGATAAGAAGTTTACCTGTGATGAACTTGCCAGCGGATCAGTTATGTTTGTGGCAACCGGAATCACAGATGGATCCTTGTTGAAGGGTGTTCGTTTCCTTCCAGACGGAAAAGCAAAAAGTCATTCGATCGTGATGCGTTCTCAGACGGGAACAATCCGTACAATCGAATCCTTCCACGATTTCACCTGGAAAAAGAGAAAATCCTAA
- the pgsA gene encoding CDP-diacylglycerol--glycerol-3-phosphate 3-phosphatidyltransferase, which yields MAVTEWQKNLPMRITVSRIFMVPLVVGAMWPDKLAWNIVAAVLFMLASITDYFDGYYARKYNAVSNFGKFMDPIADKILVTSILAMLLALGKIDAWMVIIILARDNFIGGIRSVAAADQIIIDAKPAGKWKTAMQMVAIPCVIIGNVDEYIPYLDKVGYAVLWVSVILSITSGIEYYVGYLKSKKSS from the coding sequence ATGGCAGTCACTGAGTGGCAAAAAAATCTTCCTATGAGAATCACCGTCAGTCGCATTTTTATGGTGCCATTGGTGGTGGGCGCAATGTGGCCCGACAAGCTTGCTTGGAATATCGTCGCCGCTGTGCTGTTTATGTTGGCATCCATCACTGACTATTTCGATGGCTACTACGCCCGCAAATACAATGCTGTCAGCAATTTCGGGAAATTCATGGACCCCATAGCTGACAAGATTTTAGTCACCAGCATCCTGGCGATGCTCCTGGCCTTGGGTAAAATCGATGCCTGGATGGTGATCATTATCCTGGCCCGGGACAACTTTATCGGCGGCATCCGCTCCGTTGCTGCGGCAGATCAAATCATAATTGACGCGAAGCCAGCTGGAAAATGGAAGACCGCTATGCAAATGGTGGCCATTCCCTGTGTAATTATTGGAAACGTGGACGAATATATCCCCTATTTGGACAAAGTTGGCTACGCGGTCTTGTGGGTTAGCGTCATTTTGAGTATAACCAGCGGTATCGAATACTATGTAGGTTACTTGAAGAGCAAAAAAAGCTCCTAG
- a CDS encoding acyl-CoA thioesterase, with translation MFIHRHKVQFYETDLMGIVHHSNYLRFYEEARVAWAIGKGLIDYQKPESASYFAVYETQVKHLKPTFFGDDLEIEVQARVEGMRLIFQYRMRGRGDSTCSVAQTVHVALGKDLKLMRLPAEIRAAVEKESWTETWL, from the coding sequence ATGTTTATTCATCGTCACAAAGTGCAGTTTTACGAAACAGACCTCATGGGAATTGTTCATCACAGCAATTACCTGCGTTTTTACGAAGAAGCGCGGGTTGCGTGGGCCATTGGCAAAGGTTTGATCGATTACCAAAAACCGGAATCTGCCAGTTACTTTGCGGTGTATGAAACACAGGTGAAACACTTGAAGCCCACGTTTTTCGGGGACGATCTGGAAATTGAAGTGCAGGCCCGGGTTGAGGGCATGCGTTTGATTTTTCAGTACCGCATGCGAGGGCGTGGCGACAGCACGTGTTCGGTCGCACAAACTGTGCACGTGGCGTTGGGGAAAGATTTAAAACTTATGAGATTACCGGCCGAAATCAGGGCCGCAGTGGAGAAAGAATCATGGACAGAAACCTGGCTTTAG